In Phycisphaeraceae bacterium, a genomic segment contains:
- a CDS encoding PilT/PilU family type 4a pilus ATPase, which translates to MFTGTLTIEKLLSAMKRLDASDLHIKIGTPPTYRIAGRLKAVDAPPLGEDETDHLFDSLLKPEQAERFNRNGALDFSYHLPDGDRFRINIFRAGGHLHAAVRRVKAEIPNYADLHLPPIYEKLVSETGEGLVLVVGVTGSGKSSTIAAMIDQINHTQAVNIITIEDPVEYRFGHGKSIVSQREIGIDVESFAVALRSVVRQDPDVIFIGEMRDHETVLAAIQAAETGHLVFATLHTADTMQALGRMLEFFPEHERDFVRSSLSTSLRAICAQRLLPAVSGFEVGVVPATEVLLNNPVMRDRIREGGDEDLPAIIDQSTGEGMHSFTHSLAELVKAEWIDMQTAMDHAPNREALQSKIRGLEVRGASLVGRIRQK; encoded by the coding sequence ATGTTCACGGGCACACTTACGATTGAGAAATTGCTGTCGGCGATGAAGAGGCTCGATGCCTCCGACCTGCATATCAAGATCGGTACTCCGCCAACGTATCGAATTGCGGGCCGGCTCAAGGCGGTGGATGCTCCGCCATTGGGCGAAGATGAGACAGATCATCTTTTTGATTCGCTCTTGAAGCCTGAGCAAGCCGAGCGCTTTAATCGCAATGGGGCGCTCGATTTTTCGTACCATCTGCCTGATGGGGATCGGTTCCGGATCAACATTTTTCGTGCAGGCGGCCACCTGCACGCGGCCGTTCGGCGCGTCAAGGCTGAGATCCCCAACTATGCCGACCTGCATCTGCCGCCGATCTATGAGAAACTCGTGAGCGAGACAGGCGAAGGGCTCGTGCTCGTCGTCGGCGTGACGGGCTCGGGCAAATCGAGCACGATCGCGGCGATGATCGATCAGATCAACCACACGCAGGCTGTCAATATCATCACGATTGAAGACCCGGTTGAGTATCGCTTCGGCCACGGCAAGTCGATTGTCTCGCAACGCGAGATCGGCATTGATGTCGAGAGCTTTGCAGTCGCGCTGCGGTCGGTGGTGAGGCAGGATCCGGATGTCATCTTCATCGGCGAGATGCGCGACCATGAAACGGTGCTGGCTGCGATTCAGGCTGCCGAGACGGGGCATCTTGTCTTTGCGACGCTGCATACCGCCGATACCATGCAGGCGCTTGGGCGCATGCTCGAGTTCTTCCCGGAGCATGAGCGCGATTTCGTACGCAGCAGCCTTTCGACGAGTCTGCGTGCGATCTGTGCGCAGCGGCTGTTGCCCGCGGTCAGTGGATTCGAAGTTGGCGTGGTGCCCGCGACTGAAGTGCTGCTCAACAACCCCGTCATGCGAGACCGTATCCGCGAAGGGGGTGATGAAGACCTGCCGGCGATCATCGATCAGAGCACAGGCGAAGGCATGCACAGCTTCACCCACTCCCTTGCAGAACTCGTCAAGGCGGAGTGGATCGACATGCAGACAGCCATGGACCACGCCCCAAACCGCGAGGCATTGCAGAGTAAGATTCGCGGGCTCGAAGTGCGCGGGGCTTCGCTCGTGGGGCGCATCCGCCAGAAGTGA
- a CDS encoding FAD-binding oxidoreductase — MSVSLWQRRATRTRSCDLAIIGGGIAGLSAAIDARARGCSAIVLERGRPGSGASGRNAGFLMRGAADNYAVACGLWGRERARALWRFNEENIEELRMLGIAGLPSYAARPSCLVALDEVEESELRQSATLLRDDGFDVELVEPGAIDDTLWTRAKPRVGLINPHDAVINPVDLLGLLASKLPEEIVCPGEEVFAIEQAAGAMRVHSSTCTIEAGAVLVCLNAFAANLLPELAGVVVPNRGQMLALRPAGRVRLNHAYYVNRGGEYLREGPDGLVIIGGARRHFEAAERSLVDEPNNDVQGRIEQYARQWIADDYHVVARWAGIMGFSPDGQPLVGQVRPGVWFCGGFTGHGMSMAQKTARTAVGAIVDGVPSLFDMTRIGYAC; from the coding sequence ATGAGTGTGAGTCTGTGGCAGAGGCGGGCAACCCGAACTCGTTCATGCGATCTGGCGATCATCGGCGGCGGGATCGCAGGGTTGTCAGCAGCAATAGACGCGCGGGCGCGCGGTTGCAGCGCAATTGTCCTTGAACGCGGCCGACCCGGCAGTGGCGCGAGCGGCCGCAACGCGGGGTTTCTGATGCGAGGTGCAGCCGACAACTACGCGGTGGCTTGCGGGTTGTGGGGGCGCGAGCGGGCCAGGGCGCTGTGGCGCTTCAACGAAGAGAATATCGAAGAACTTCGGATGCTGGGGATCGCTGGTCTGCCTTCATATGCAGCCAGGCCCTCGTGCCTTGTCGCACTCGATGAAGTCGAGGAATCGGAACTGCGCCAAAGCGCAACGCTGCTTCGAGATGATGGGTTCGATGTCGAACTGGTCGAGCCCGGCGCAATCGACGACACACTCTGGACGCGTGCTAAGCCTCGAGTCGGGCTCATCAATCCTCACGACGCCGTGATCAACCCTGTTGATTTGCTCGGGCTTCTTGCCTCCAAACTGCCCGAAGAAATAGTCTGCCCGGGTGAGGAAGTGTTCGCGATCGAGCAGGCTGCTGGCGCAATGCGCGTGCATTCATCGACATGCACGATCGAGGCGGGTGCGGTGCTCGTGTGCCTCAATGCTTTTGCAGCGAATCTGCTGCCTGAACTTGCTGGTGTGGTAGTGCCCAATCGCGGGCAGATGCTTGCGCTGCGGCCGGCGGGCAGAGTGCGACTCAATCATGCCTACTACGTCAATCGAGGCGGTGAGTATCTGCGCGAGGGGCCCGATGGACTGGTCATCATCGGCGGCGCGCGGCGGCACTTCGAGGCTGCCGAGCGCTCGCTCGTCGATGAACCAAACAACGACGTCCAAGGCCGTATCGAGCAGTACGCGCGGCAATGGATCGCCGACGACTACCACGTCGTCGCGCGATGGGCGGGCATCATGGGCTTCTCGCCGGATGGTCAGCCGCTCGTGGGGCAGGTCCGCCCCGGCGTCTGGTTCTGCGGCGGATTCACCGGCCACGGCATGAGCATGGCGCAGAAAACCGCACGCACCGCGGTCGGCGCAATCGTTGATGGCGTGCCGTCGCTCTTCGATATGACCCGGATCGGTTATGCCTGTTGA
- a CDS encoding N-formylglutamate amidohydrolase — MPESSRWSIIITCEHGSNRVPHGYESLFQAAPAILHTHRALDIGALDVALHCAANLAAPLYAATITRLLIELNRSLDHPQLFSEFSRTLHPAARNNLIEQFYHPYRNAVTRFIDDCIKLDRNILHISVHSFTDILDSVERALDIGLLFDPALEAEAAFCHASMHHFNVLAPSLRVRFNEPYLGTDDGFTTHLRLHFPPERYIGIELELRQGLLHQATARRNMADLVSQAFQAAMTSL; from the coding sequence ATGCCTGAATCATCGCGGTGGTCGATCATCATCACCTGCGAGCACGGCTCAAACCGGGTGCCTCATGGCTACGAATCGCTCTTTCAGGCAGCCCCCGCAATTCTCCATACCCATCGCGCCCTCGACATCGGCGCGCTTGACGTTGCACTGCATTGCGCAGCCAACCTCGCTGCTCCTCTCTACGCAGCCACAATCACTCGCCTCCTGATCGAACTCAACCGCTCACTCGATCACCCACAGTTGTTCAGTGAGTTCTCTCGCACTCTCCACCCAGCCGCACGCAATAATCTCATCGAGCAGTTCTACCACCCCTATCGCAACGCCGTAACACGGTTCATCGACGACTGCATTAAGCTCGACCGAAACATCTTGCACATTTCTGTCCACTCATTCACTGATATCCTCGACAGCGTCGAACGTGCTCTTGACATCGGTCTCCTCTTCGACCCGGCGCTTGAAGCCGAAGCCGCATTTTGCCACGCCTCCATGCACCATTTCAACGTTTTGGCCCCGTCGCTTCGCGTTCGCTTCAATGAACCCTACCTCGGCACCGACGACGGCTTCACGACCCACCTGCGACTGCACTTCCCACCAGAACGCTACATCGGCATCGAACTCGAACTTCGCCAAGGCCTGCTCCATCAGGCGACTGCACGGCGCAACATGGCCGATCTAGTCAGCCAGGCTTTCCAGGCCGCGATGACTTCTCTCTAG
- a CDS encoding sulfotransferase codes for MDPKRRPSKSGGAGKRAVAGPKTSPVEDLVRNAAAAMLAEQPDEAERLFRAATQADWKHVSARIGLARAVAATGKLTEASEELQRAAEIGRADPLVLSEVARQFARLGEFERAIKVYRRAATLAKDDAVALSRAASAAERLSLLDEADALCDEAAARDEACAEAMLIRARVLKRRERFEEAERLLGDAIAASASTNTVTRSNLHYERAAVRDRTAQYAAAVEDLHAAKALLAPDARRWQQPGNEAQYTLRRFIQEITAERVGQWEQRSADFPGARVAALVGFPRSGTTLLEQVLDAHPQIASVEETSYWSSLIVSGILRSQGGHESFAQALDQVDRATMLKIRESYLSALRSHVGAERASCLLLDKNPLRTLMVPMLRRVIPGASVLVALRDPRDVVLSNLMQPFEVSAMNVAFLDVARGGAFYEIIMGGWLKLREMIGNWVEVRYEDLVSDLQCSVTPAVELLGLPWAEEQERFQQVRSQRVVRSPTYADVREAVHTRAVRRWEQYADYLAPALPGLERIAVALGYNA; via the coding sequence ATGGACCCAAAGCGACGACCATCAAAGTCTGGCGGTGCAGGCAAGCGGGCGGTGGCGGGCCCCAAGACCTCGCCTGTGGAAGATCTCGTGCGGAACGCTGCCGCAGCGATGCTTGCGGAACAGCCCGATGAAGCCGAGCGCCTGTTTCGTGCCGCAACGCAGGCGGACTGGAAGCATGTGAGTGCACGCATCGGGTTGGCTCGCGCTGTGGCTGCGACGGGCAAACTGACCGAGGCGAGCGAGGAGTTGCAACGCGCAGCCGAAATCGGGCGTGCTGACCCGCTCGTGCTGAGCGAAGTCGCAAGGCAGTTCGCGAGGCTCGGTGAGTTTGAACGCGCGATCAAGGTGTATCGACGGGCAGCCACACTGGCCAAGGATGATGCGGTGGCACTGTCTCGTGCTGCATCGGCAGCAGAGCGATTGTCGCTGCTTGACGAGGCCGACGCATTGTGCGATGAGGCTGCTGCTCGCGATGAAGCCTGTGCGGAGGCGATGCTGATCCGCGCACGTGTGCTGAAGCGGCGCGAACGGTTTGAGGAAGCAGAGCGTTTGCTTGGCGATGCTATCGCAGCGTCTGCGAGCACGAACACGGTCACGCGATCGAATCTGCACTATGAGCGGGCTGCAGTGCGCGATCGTACAGCGCAGTACGCAGCCGCCGTTGAGGATCTTCACGCAGCCAAAGCCTTGCTGGCGCCCGATGCTCGCAGGTGGCAACAGCCGGGGAACGAAGCACAGTACACGCTGCGCCGCTTCATACAGGAAATTACTGCCGAGCGTGTTGGTCAGTGGGAGCAGCGAAGCGCCGACTTTCCAGGTGCCAGAGTGGCTGCCTTGGTTGGATTCCCCCGATCAGGAACCACCTTGCTCGAGCAAGTGCTCGACGCGCATCCGCAGATCGCCAGTGTTGAGGAAACGTCGTACTGGTCGTCGCTGATCGTGTCGGGTATTCTGCGTTCCCAAGGCGGGCACGAATCGTTTGCCCAAGCACTCGATCAGGTCGATCGCGCGACGATGCTCAAGATTCGCGAATCGTACCTTTCTGCCTTGAGGTCTCACGTCGGGGCGGAGCGAGCTTCGTGTTTGCTGCTCGACAAAAACCCGTTGCGGACGCTCATGGTGCCGATGCTCAGGCGTGTGATACCGGGCGCGTCGGTGTTGGTCGCATTGCGCGATCCGCGTGATGTGGTGCTGAGCAACCTCATGCAGCCGTTTGAGGTCAGTGCCATGAATGTGGCATTTCTCGATGTCGCGCGCGGGGGCGCGTTCTACGAGATCATTATGGGTGGATGGCTTAAACTGCGAGAGATGATTGGAAACTGGGTTGAGGTGCGGTATGAAGATCTGGTGAGCGATCTTCAGTGCTCGGTTACGCCGGCTGTTGAACTGCTGGGTCTGCCGTGGGCTGAGGAGCAGGAGCGATTCCAGCAGGTGCGGAGTCAGCGCGTAGTGCGAAGCCCGACCTACGCCGATGTGCGTGAGGCGGTGCATACTCGAGCCGTGAGGCGTTGGGAGCAGTATGCTGATTATCTGGCCCCGGCGTTGCCTGGTCTGGAAAGAATCGCGGTCGCACTGGGTTATAACGCATAA
- a CDS encoding site-2 protease family protein: protein MRWSIRIATAFGIGIYIHWTFWLLVAWVFYINLSIQNNVAVAVEAVGLILAIFACVVLHELGHALAARRYGIGTRDITLLPIGGVARLDRMPEKPAQELVVALAGPAVNVVIAGVLAVVLTVLGDWPKLENVEFANIRFLFKLMAVNVLLVAFNMIPAFPMDGGRVLRSLLAMQMPMVSATRIAARVGQVCAVGFGLLGLWLAHPFLVLIAVFVFIAAQQEANAVEARSAVAGLRVRDATMRDFMVLAPSDTVAHAAKLLLAGSQTEFPIVAEGKPIGLLSRDRMIEALADGKAQTPVTDWTIPECPIFSPQDSLRDALAVLVESRCRAAMVVEHDRVMGLLTLENIHELMMVRSAMATPHSSGPRRSARVV from the coding sequence ATGCGTTGGTCCATTCGAATCGCGACTGCCTTTGGAATTGGCATCTATATCCACTGGACGTTCTGGCTGCTTGTGGCGTGGGTGTTCTATATCAACCTCAGCATTCAGAACAATGTAGCAGTTGCGGTCGAAGCTGTGGGGCTGATTCTAGCGATTTTTGCCTGTGTGGTACTGCATGAACTCGGGCACGCTCTGGCAGCACGGCGGTACGGCATCGGGACGCGCGACATCACGCTGCTTCCAATCGGAGGCGTCGCGAGGTTGGATCGCATGCCCGAGAAACCTGCGCAGGAACTCGTCGTTGCGCTGGCTGGTCCTGCGGTGAATGTCGTGATTGCCGGCGTGCTCGCGGTGGTGCTGACGGTGCTCGGTGACTGGCCGAAGCTCGAGAATGTCGAGTTTGCGAACATCAGATTTCTGTTCAAACTGATGGCGGTCAATGTGCTCCTCGTTGCTTTCAACATGATTCCGGCGTTTCCGATGGACGGCGGGCGTGTGCTTCGGTCGCTGCTGGCGATGCAGATGCCGATGGTGAGTGCGACTCGCATCGCGGCGAGGGTGGGTCAAGTGTGCGCGGTGGGATTCGGGCTGCTCGGGCTCTGGCTGGCGCATCCGTTTCTGGTGCTGATTGCGGTCTTCGTGTTCATTGCTGCGCAGCAGGAGGCCAATGCGGTCGAAGCCCGTAGCGCAGTTGCCGGCTTGCGCGTCCGTGATGCGACCATGCGTGACTTCATGGTTCTTGCGCCGTCGGATACGGTTGCTCATGCCGCGAAGTTGTTGCTGGCGGGTTCGCAGACTGAGTTTCCGATCGTGGCCGAGGGCAAGCCGATCGGGCTACTCTCGCGTGATCGCATGATCGAAGCTCTTGCTGACGGAAAGGCCCAGACTCCGGTCACGGATTGGACGATCCCCGAGTGCCCGATTTTCAGCCCGCAGGATTCGCTTCGCGATGCGCTTGCTGTACTGGTCGAGAGTCGGTGCAGAGCAGCGATGGTGGTCGAGCACGATCGAGTAATGGGACTCTTGACGCTTGAGAACATTCATGAACTGATGATGGTGCGTTCGGCCATGGCGACTCCACACAGCAGCGGGCCTCGTCGATCGGCGCGTGTGGTCTAG
- the lhgO gene encoding L-2-hydroxyglutarate oxidase yields METSDIVIIGGGIVGLATALQTLRRMPGVSLTVLEKEPAIAHHQTGHNSGVIHSGIYYKPGSLKAVNCRRGRDMLIEFCQSTGVPFDMCGKVIVAIDDSERQALARIFERGKSNGVECEIIGRERLVEIEPHAAGVEAIIVRDAGIVSYPHVCQAMAREIERLGGRIMCDTVVTHSRPEQEFRVLATSQGDFSARLIVNCAGLQSDRVARALGASPGLKIVPFRGEYYELAPAARSLCRNLIYPVPDAKFPFLGVHFTRMIEGGVECGPNAVLALGREAYSRGDVNITDLVETLGYPAFWKLSAKHWKTGAAEIWRSISKPAFVRALQRLMPEILSEHLTPAPAGIRAQALATDGTLLDDFAIIDAEHAIHVCNAPSPAATSSLSIGLTISERIEARLPSRATF; encoded by the coding sequence GTGGAAACTTCAGACATTGTCATCATCGGAGGCGGCATCGTCGGGCTTGCGACCGCACTCCAAACCTTGCGTCGCATGCCGGGCGTGTCGCTGACCGTGCTCGAAAAAGAACCCGCGATTGCCCATCATCAGACCGGACACAACTCGGGCGTCATTCATTCCGGCATCTACTACAAGCCGGGTTCACTCAAGGCTGTCAACTGCCGCCGCGGGCGCGACATGCTCATCGAGTTCTGTCAATCGACCGGCGTTCCCTTCGACATGTGCGGCAAGGTCATCGTCGCGATTGATGACAGCGAGCGGCAAGCACTTGCTCGCATCTTCGAGCGAGGGAAGTCCAATGGTGTCGAGTGTGAGATCATCGGACGCGAGCGACTGGTCGAGATTGAGCCTCACGCAGCAGGCGTCGAAGCCATCATCGTCAGAGATGCAGGAATTGTGTCATACCCGCACGTATGCCAGGCCATGGCACGCGAAATCGAGCGCCTTGGCGGCCGCATCATGTGTGACACTGTCGTCACCCACAGCCGACCGGAACAGGAATTTCGCGTGCTCGCGACGAGCCAGGGTGACTTTTCCGCAAGGCTCATCGTCAACTGCGCCGGACTTCAGTCGGATCGAGTCGCGCGGGCGCTGGGCGCATCGCCCGGACTCAAGATCGTGCCCTTTCGTGGCGAGTATTACGAGCTCGCGCCCGCTGCCCGTTCGTTGTGTCGCAATCTGATCTATCCAGTGCCCGACGCAAAGTTCCCGTTCCTCGGGGTTCACTTCACACGCATGATCGAAGGCGGTGTCGAATGCGGTCCCAACGCCGTGCTTGCACTCGGGCGTGAAGCGTACAGCCGAGGCGATGTGAACATCACCGATCTTGTCGAAACACTCGGATATCCTGCATTCTGGAAACTCTCCGCCAAACACTGGAAAACCGGCGCAGCCGAGATCTGGCGCTCGATCTCCAAACCCGCGTTTGTGCGAGCACTCCAGCGTCTCATGCCGGAAATTCTCAGCGAGCACCTCACGCCGGCACCCGCGGGAATTCGCGCTCAGGCGCTCGCCACAGACGGCACGCTGCTCGACGATTTCGCAATCATTGACGCCGAGCATGCCATTCATGTGTGCAATGCGCCGTCACCGGCTGCAACTTCGTCCCTCTCAATCGGGCTCACGATCAGTGAGCGCATCGAGGCAAGGCTGCCCTCGCGGGCGACGTTCTGA
- the xylB gene encoding xylulokinase, with translation MFIGLDIGTSSTKGVLVDTEGTVIATAVSTYDFDRPKPGWSEQDPVAWWQATREVLRNLCSQTDARQIRGLGLSGQMHGCVLLDAASLRDAGSRQVNALRPALMWNDQRTAKQCAEILDRMGGAQRLITLTGNTALTGFTLPKLLWVREHEPEVYDRARCMMMPKDYVRLCLCSEAATDVGDAAGTLLFDVERRVWCREVVDAVQICDDLLPRVHESGAIAGHITKWAAAETGLPVGTPITAGSGDNQCGGIGAGAASAGAIVLTLGTSGVVFAHTDACLRDLDPHTPGRVHTMCSATGNETRMGAWTITGCMLSAAGSLEWARSVLAPTVSFDELITEASTIAPGCDGLMFLPHLTGERCPHPDPHARGAWVGLSRSHTRGHLVRAVLEGVSFTLAQVLELVLSLGIEAREVRIGGGGARSMLWRQITADIIGRPIVTLANDEGPAHGASLLAAVSGGAFSSIPEACNRAVRAAASTNPSQNSPHYASLHERYASLYPALADYMHQ, from the coding sequence GTGTTCATCGGACTCGATATCGGAACCAGTTCAACCAAAGGCGTGCTCGTAGACACGGAGGGAACTGTCATCGCGACAGCCGTCAGCACGTATGACTTTGATCGCCCGAAACCAGGCTGGAGCGAACAGGATCCTGTGGCGTGGTGGCAGGCAACCCGCGAAGTCCTGCGAAACTTGTGCAGCCAGACCGATGCTCGGCAAATCCGGGGGCTCGGGCTCAGTGGACAGATGCACGGCTGCGTGCTGCTCGATGCTGCTTCTCTTCGCGATGCTGGTTCACGTCAAGTTAACGCACTTCGTCCTGCATTGATGTGGAACGACCAGAGAACCGCTAAGCAGTGTGCCGAGATTCTCGATCGCATGGGCGGTGCCCAACGCCTTATTACGCTGACTGGAAACACGGCCCTCACCGGCTTTACACTGCCAAAGTTGCTCTGGGTGCGCGAGCACGAACCCGAAGTTTATGACCGCGCTCGCTGCATGATGATGCCAAAGGACTACGTGCGCCTGTGTCTCTGCAGCGAGGCTGCGACCGATGTCGGCGACGCCGCGGGAACACTGCTCTTTGACGTCGAGCGCCGAGTGTGGTGCCGCGAGGTGGTTGACGCGGTGCAAATTTGTGACGATCTTTTGCCACGCGTGCACGAGTCAGGCGCGATCGCTGGCCACATCACGAAATGGGCAGCTGCGGAAACCGGCCTCCCTGTTGGCACACCGATCACAGCCGGATCGGGAGACAACCAATGCGGCGGCATCGGCGCAGGGGCCGCCTCTGCAGGCGCCATTGTGCTGACGCTCGGAACCAGTGGGGTCGTGTTTGCGCACACTGATGCGTGCCTCCGTGATCTCGACCCACACACCCCAGGCCGTGTTCACACCATGTGCAGCGCAACAGGCAATGAAACACGCATGGGTGCATGGACCATCACAGGCTGCATGCTCTCGGCTGCCGGCTCGCTCGAGTGGGCGCGCAGCGTGCTTGCACCAACTGTGTCATTCGACGAACTCATCACCGAGGCAAGCACGATCGCTCCGGGATGCGACGGGCTCATGTTCCTGCCACATCTCACGGGTGAACGTTGCCCGCACCCCGATCCGCACGCTCGCGGCGCGTGGGTCGGTCTCTCTCGCAGCCACACACGCGGCCACCTTGTGCGTGCGGTCCTCGAAGGTGTTTCATTTACCCTCGCTCAAGTTCTCGAACTTGTACTCAGCCTCGGCATCGAAGCCCGCGAAGTGCGCATCGGTGGCGGCGGCGCCCGCTCGATGCTCTGGCGACAAATCACTGCCGACATCATCGGCAGGCCCATCGTGACTCTGGCCAACGATGAGGGACCGGCACACGGCGCTTCGCTTCTTGCAGCTGTCTCTGGCGGCGCGTTTTCGTCAATTCCGGAAGCATGCAACCGCGCAGTTCGTGCAGCCGCCTCCACTAATCCCAGCCAGAATTCGCCCCACTACGCTTCGCTCCACGAGCGTTACGCCAGTCTCTATCCGGCACTGGCCGATTACATGCACCAATAG
- a CDS encoding RimK family protein, whose translation MNALVVVDNPKRWPLRMAGTDVVAAREYLEDPQFAVEPGTKVFNLCRSYKYQSAGYYVSLLAEARGHRPLPSVSVMQDLKMSSVVRLASDELDDLIQSSLSAIKSDEFVLSIYFGRNLSPKYERLSLAIFNAFSAPLLRASFERDGKWRLTGLRAIGVGEVPENHRPFITEQAERYLKRKPSRGKTKKPARFDLAILYDPKEALPPSDMPTLHKMCDAGEELGIDCELITKDAYGQIAEYDGLFIRETTSVNHHTYRFARRAAAMGLFVIDDPVSIVRCSNKVFLAEQLTRHKIPMPHTVTFGREGAPTVPERTGLPCVIKKPDSSFSVGVIKAESLEEFERVTNELFETTDLLVAQEFVPTDFDWRVGVLGGKPLFVCRYFMAPSHWQILKHEEDGHKFGKVETIPVERAPKDVVRCAVRAAGLIGNGLYGVDLKVVRGAAMVMEVNDNPNIDCEVEDRILGDALYEAIMRHFLKGMEARRQ comes from the coding sequence ATGAATGCCCTGGTTGTTGTCGACAATCCCAAACGCTGGCCACTTCGCATGGCTGGTACGGATGTCGTCGCGGCACGCGAATACCTCGAAGATCCTCAGTTCGCAGTTGAACCGGGAACAAAAGTCTTCAATCTCTGCCGCTCATACAAGTATCAGTCCGCAGGTTACTACGTCTCGCTCCTGGCAGAGGCACGTGGACACAGGCCGCTGCCCTCCGTTTCGGTTATGCAGGATCTGAAAATGTCCTCGGTCGTGCGCCTCGCCAGCGATGAACTCGACGATCTGATTCAGTCGAGCCTCAGCGCGATCAAGTCCGACGAGTTCGTGCTCAGCATCTACTTTGGACGCAACCTCTCGCCCAAGTACGAAAGACTCTCGCTCGCCATCTTCAACGCATTCAGCGCCCCGTTGCTCCGCGCGTCATTCGAACGCGATGGCAAATGGCGCTTGACAGGCCTGCGCGCCATCGGCGTCGGCGAAGTCCCCGAAAACCACCGCCCATTCATCACCGAGCAAGCCGAGCGATACCTCAAACGCAAACCCAGCCGAGGTAAGACGAAGAAGCCTGCTCGCTTCGATCTGGCGATCCTCTACGACCCAAAGGAGGCACTCCCGCCTTCGGACATGCCAACGCTTCATAAAATGTGCGACGCCGGTGAGGAGCTCGGCATCGACTGCGAACTCATCACCAAGGACGCCTATGGCCAGATTGCCGAGTATGACGGCCTGTTCATCCGAGAGACGACCAGCGTCAACCACCACACCTATCGCTTCGCCCGCCGTGCTGCAGCGATGGGTCTCTTCGTCATCGATGACCCAGTTTCGATCGTGCGCTGTTCCAACAAGGTCTTTCTGGCTGAACAGTTGACTCGTCACAAGATCCCCATGCCGCACACCGTCACATTCGGGCGCGAAGGTGCGCCCACAGTGCCAGAACGCACTGGTCTGCCGTGCGTCATCAAGAAGCCCGACAGTTCTTTTTCCGTCGGTGTCATCAAGGCCGAGTCGCTCGAAGAATTCGAACGCGTCACCAATGAACTCTTCGAAACAACCGATCTCCTCGTGGCACAGGAATTCGTTCCAACCGATTTCGACTGGCGTGTCGGCGTGCTTGGGGGTAAGCCCCTTTTCGTCTGCCGTTATTTCATGGCTCCATCGCACTGGCAGATCCTCAAGCACGAAGAGGACGGACACAAGTTCGGCAAAGTCGAGACCATCCCGGTCGAACGCGCACCAAAGGACGTCGTTCGCTGCGCCGTCCGAGCGGCAGGCCTCATTGGCAACGGTCTCTATGGCGTGGATCTCAAAGTCGTCCGCGGCGCAGCAATGGTCATGGAAGTTAATGACAACCCGAACATTGACTGCGAAGTCGAAGATCGTATTCTGGGCGATGCGCTCTATGAAGCGATCATGCGACACTTCCTCAAAGGCATGGAGGCCCGTCGCCAGTGA
- a CDS encoding Hsp20/alpha crystallin family protein has protein sequence MTRQIVRRDPFEMFMPVEKIMSRIFADPTIADLPTIEEGTLAMDISETPEHLVVRASLPGFKKEDVNVEVHDGVLTISATRDETSETSDEKFYRRERRMGSVSRRVALPTAVSEDEASAELNEGVLVLKLPKSRKDSPKRISVN, from the coding sequence ATGACCCGTCAAATTGTCCGTCGAGACCCGTTCGAGATGTTTATGCCAGTGGAGAAGATCATGAGCAGGATCTTCGCCGACCCGACGATTGCAGATTTGCCGACGATTGAGGAAGGTACGCTGGCCATGGACATTTCCGAAACTCCTGAGCATCTTGTGGTGCGAGCTTCACTGCCAGGATTCAAGAAGGAAGATGTGAATGTCGAAGTGCATGATGGCGTGCTGACGATCAGTGCTACCCGCGACGAAACGAGCGAGACGAGCGATGAGAAGTTCTATCGTCGCGAGCGGCGCATGGGATCAGTGAGCCGTAGGGTCGCATTGCCGACCGCAGTGAGCGAAGACGAGGCGAGTGCCGAGCTCAATGAAGGTGTGCTCGTGCTGAAATTGCCCAAGAGCAGAAAGGACTCACCAAAGCGTATCAGTGTGAACTGA